The Corallococcus soli genome has a window encoding:
- the cheB gene encoding chemotaxis-specific protein-glutamate methyltransferase CheB, with amino-acid sequence MGKKVSVLVVDDSLICRQLISAALSDDPDVEVVGTAANGAEAVALTKELRPHVITMDVDMPVMDGLTAVEHIMAECPTPILVLTGDPRSQAPALTYRALELGALALQIKPSIDAGADAWNLTKEVKLISSVRVIRHLRGPKRTQAGTPHPTAVLPAVSMGIVAVAASTGGPQVLYRMLAELPADFPAPIVIVQHINAAFSESLASWLANASKLKVRLAQDGDVLAPGLVLVAPPDQHTLVPVRGRVALKSGVERDGHMPSGTMLLESVAKTYGRRAVGVVLTGMGADGADGLLAIKQGGGLALAQNEESCVVFGMPGAAVERKAVDHLIHGDDVAATLAKLARGESLAAGR; translated from the coding sequence ATGGGCAAGAAAGTGTCGGTGCTGGTGGTCGATGACTCGCTCATCTGCCGACAGCTCATCAGCGCGGCGTTGAGCGACGACCCGGATGTCGAGGTCGTCGGCACCGCGGCGAACGGCGCGGAGGCCGTTGCCCTCACGAAGGAGCTTCGCCCCCACGTCATCACCATGGACGTGGACATGCCCGTGATGGACGGGCTGACGGCCGTGGAGCACATCATGGCCGAGTGCCCCACGCCCATCCTGGTGCTGACGGGCGACCCGCGCTCGCAGGCCCCCGCGCTGACGTACCGCGCGCTGGAGCTGGGGGCGCTGGCGCTGCAGATCAAGCCCTCCATCGATGCGGGCGCGGACGCGTGGAACCTCACCAAGGAGGTGAAGCTCATCTCCTCGGTGCGCGTCATCCGCCACCTGCGCGGCCCCAAGCGCACGCAGGCGGGCACGCCGCACCCCACGGCCGTGCTGCCCGCGGTCTCCATGGGCATCGTGGCGGTGGCGGCCAGCACCGGCGGCCCGCAGGTGCTCTACCGGATGCTGGCGGAGCTGCCGGCGGACTTCCCGGCGCCCATCGTCATCGTCCAGCACATCAACGCGGCCTTCTCGGAGTCGCTGGCCAGCTGGCTCGCCAACGCGAGCAAGCTCAAGGTGCGGCTGGCGCAGGATGGTGACGTGCTGGCGCCCGGGCTGGTGCTGGTGGCGCCGCCGGATCAGCACACGCTGGTGCCGGTGCGCGGCCGCGTGGCGCTCAAGTCCGGCGTGGAGCGCGACGGGCACATGCCCAGCGGCACCATGCTGCTGGAGAGCGTGGCGAAGACGTACGGCCGGCGCGCGGTGGGCGTGGTGCTTACGGGCATGGGCGCGGACGGGGCGGACGGGCTGCTGGCCATCAAGCAGGGCGGCGGGCTGGCGTTGGCGCAGAACGAGGAGTCCTGCGTGGTGTTCGGCATGCCGGGCGCGGCGGTGGAGCGCAAGGCGGTGGACCACCTCATCCACGGCGATGACGTCGCGGCGACGCTGGCGAAGCTGGCGCGCGGAGAGTCCCTGGCCGCGGGGCGCTGA
- a CDS encoding CheR family methyltransferase yields the protein MTSSSERWAPVHAFIAAHTGMALSAAQRRRLDARLEGLGREGSAAQVVSHLRSLVGAADLARLVGAVAVHTSEVFRDEVQLAAFREHVLSPRVQRSRLPLRVWSAGCAAGEEVATLLVMLAQEGADPASRVLGTDISEQVLGKARELSFPEDALRRVPDVTRARYFQPRGGRQVLVAPLRTQAGFRRHNLMELPYPEAGGGGGFDVIFCRNVLIYFTPEAFQRTVRNLTERLAPGGVLVLSAAEPLLQVPSSLRLLPCEHAFFYVRVDEAEQKSPSSRHDSGRFRTVPVAGVPKRDSDRFSAVPVAGALKRDSDRFPAVPVAGPPKRDSDRFPALPVAGAPKRDSDRFPALPVEGSPRRDSGRFPALPAAGVLKRDSGRFPSVPPVGVLGPAADPDPGADDASRGPPSPEALASTMAEADWLFSCVLDGASTGVSDAQAEHDLRRCLDLDPDHVAARYLLGLLLEQCGRPEAAVGEYRRARDAVDSGRARPVPFFLNLPRLRVACARAVERLEAEGPH from the coding sequence GTGACGTCCTCCTCCGAGCGCTGGGCGCCCGTGCACGCGTTCATCGCGGCGCACACGGGCATGGCGCTGAGCGCGGCCCAGCGGCGTCGGCTGGACGCGCGCCTGGAGGGGCTGGGGCGCGAGGGGTCGGCGGCGCAGGTGGTGTCCCATCTGCGTTCGCTGGTGGGCGCGGCGGACCTGGCGCGGCTGGTGGGCGCGGTGGCGGTGCACACGTCGGAGGTGTTCCGGGACGAGGTGCAGCTGGCCGCGTTCCGGGAGCACGTGCTGTCGCCCCGCGTGCAGCGCTCCCGGCTGCCGCTGCGGGTGTGGAGCGCGGGGTGCGCCGCGGGCGAGGAGGTGGCCACGCTGCTCGTGATGCTGGCCCAGGAGGGCGCGGATCCCGCCAGCCGGGTGCTGGGCACGGACATCTCCGAGCAGGTGCTGGGCAAGGCGCGCGAGTTGAGCTTCCCGGAGGACGCGCTGCGCCGGGTGCCGGACGTCACGCGCGCGCGCTACTTCCAGCCCCGGGGCGGACGGCAGGTGCTGGTGGCGCCGCTGCGCACGCAGGCCGGGTTCCGACGTCACAACCTGATGGAGCTGCCGTACCCGGAGGCCGGGGGCGGCGGCGGGTTCGACGTCATCTTCTGCCGCAACGTCCTCATCTACTTCACCCCCGAAGCCTTCCAGCGCACGGTGCGCAACCTGACCGAGAGGCTCGCCCCCGGCGGCGTGCTGGTGCTGTCCGCCGCGGAGCCCCTGCTCCAGGTCCCGTCCTCGCTGCGGCTGCTGCCCTGTGAGCATGCGTTCTTCTACGTGCGCGTGGATGAGGCGGAGCAGAAGTCTCCCTCCTCCCGGCACGACTCCGGCCGCTTCCGGACCGTGCCCGTCGCAGGCGTCCCGAAGCGCGACTCGGATCGCTTCTCGGCCGTGCCTGTCGCAGGCGCCCTGAAGCGCGACTCGGACCGCTTCCCGGCCGTGCCTGTCGCGGGCCCGCCGAAGCGCGACTCGGACCGCTTCCCGGCCTTGCCTGTCGCGGGCGCGCCGAAGCGCGACTCGGACCGCTTCCCGGCCTTGCCCGTTGAAGGGTCCCCCCGGCGCGACTCGGGCCGCTTCCCGGCCTTGCCCGCCGCGGGCGTACTGAAGCGCGACTCGGGCCGCTTCCCCTCCGTGCCTCCTGTCGGCGTGCTCGGCCCGGCGGCGGATCCCGACCCCGGGGCGGACGACGCCTCGCGGGGGCCCCCATCCCCCGAAGCCCTGGCGTCCACGATGGCGGAGGCGGACTGGCTCTTCTCGTGCGTGCTCGACGGCGCCTCCACGGGCGTCTCCGACGCGCAGGCGGAGCACGACCTGCGCCGGTGCCTGGACCTGGATCCGGATCACGTCGCCGCGCGCTACCTCCTGGGCCTGCTCCTGGAGCAGTGCGGCCGGCCGGAGGCCGCGGTGGGCGAATACCGCCGGGCCCGGGACGCGGTGGACTCCGGACGGGCGCGGCCGGTGCCCTTCTTCCTGAACCTGCCCCGGCTCCGGGTGGCCTGCGCCCGGGCCGTGGAGCGGCTGGAGGCGGAAGGGCCGCACTGA
- a CDS encoding tetratricopeptide repeat protein, with protein sequence MRRLVLVALLTAAVPGCFYPADRGRALEAKVDKLGADNARLSVELKEARDQLAATQPKIDEKVAQVTQALQSLDTAARRKDADIGVQFQKTVEDLAQLRGQVETYLYKIGELEAALGKNTEETNQRLLALQGAEAVKEAEAKKKAEELQRPTDKKEFLALAQGKAKGGDLLIARQLYNEFVKKWPKDALVGEAHFGLGETYFTESKCREALFEYGKVVQDFAKTASAPDAYLRSSDCFLKLKMKEESKLALEELVKSYPKSDAAKTAKTKLAELDKKAAPAPKKAKK encoded by the coding sequence ATGCGCAGGCTCGTGCTCGTCGCCTTGTTGACCGCCGCCGTACCCGGATGTTTCTACCCCGCCGACCGGGGCCGTGCCCTTGAAGCCAAGGTGGACAAGCTCGGGGCGGACAATGCCCGCCTGTCGGTGGAGCTGAAGGAGGCGCGCGACCAGCTCGCCGCCACCCAGCCGAAGATCGACGAGAAGGTCGCCCAGGTCACCCAGGCCCTGCAGAGCCTGGACACCGCCGCGCGCCGCAAGGACGCGGACATCGGCGTGCAGTTCCAGAAGACCGTGGAGGACCTGGCGCAGCTGCGCGGCCAGGTGGAGACGTACCTCTACAAGATTGGCGAACTGGAAGCGGCGCTCGGCAAGAACACCGAGGAGACCAACCAGCGCCTCCTGGCCCTCCAGGGCGCTGAAGCGGTGAAGGAAGCCGAGGCGAAGAAGAAGGCCGAGGAGCTCCAGCGCCCCACGGACAAGAAGGAGTTCCTCGCGCTCGCCCAGGGCAAGGCCAAGGGCGGCGACCTGCTCATCGCGCGCCAGCTCTACAACGAGTTCGTGAAGAAGTGGCCCAAGGACGCGCTCGTCGGCGAGGCGCACTTCGGCCTGGGCGAGACGTACTTCACCGAATCCAAGTGCCGCGAAGCGCTCTTCGAGTACGGCAAGGTGGTGCAGGACTTCGCGAAGACGGCCTCCGCGCCGGACGCGTACCTGCGCTCCTCCGACTGCTTCCTGAAGCTGAAGATGAAGGAGGAGTCGAAGCTGGCGCTGGAGGAACTGGTGAAGAGCTACCCCAAGTCGGACGCCGCCAAGACGGCGAAGACGAAGCTGGCGGAGCTGGACAAGAAGGCCGCGCCCGCGCCGAAGAAGGCGAAGAAGTGA
- a CDS encoding 5'-nucleotidase, protein MPVLALDAGNALFKSLADGQDPKAKLRAGLLLEQMAAQGYTAMAVGQRDLVLGVDFLKKKTKGAKPALVSVNLVDAKGQRLFPASVVTTAGGLKVGIIGASPDGAAVLPPGVQGQPVQPAVAAEVKRLRETQKVDLVVLLAAVPYAEAVKLAQGAEGVDFVVQSHDGRGVGMAQRQGVSTLIPPGERGRQVAKLELSVEGAGPFSDQSESQRALEGQRMVEANIARVKERLKAAQDDATRRSLQETLTSFEARRDALGRDAAAAPVKGGRTFLLSYVQLGADVASDKAVQQQVERVEPPGTGGH, encoded by the coding sequence GTGCCGGTGCTCGCGCTGGATGCGGGCAATGCGCTCTTCAAGAGTCTGGCGGACGGCCAGGACCCGAAGGCGAAGCTGCGCGCGGGCCTGCTGCTGGAGCAGATGGCCGCGCAGGGTTACACGGCCATGGCCGTGGGCCAGCGCGACCTGGTGCTGGGCGTGGACTTCCTGAAGAAGAAGACGAAGGGAGCGAAGCCCGCGCTCGTGTCCGTGAACCTCGTGGACGCGAAGGGCCAGCGGCTCTTCCCCGCGTCGGTGGTGACGACCGCGGGCGGCCTGAAGGTGGGCATCATCGGCGCCTCCCCCGACGGCGCGGCCGTCCTGCCCCCGGGCGTCCAGGGCCAGCCCGTGCAGCCGGCGGTGGCGGCGGAGGTGAAGCGCCTGCGGGAGACGCAGAAGGTGGACCTGGTGGTGCTGCTGGCGGCGGTGCCCTACGCGGAGGCCGTGAAGCTGGCGCAGGGCGCCGAGGGCGTGGACTTCGTGGTGCAGTCGCACGACGGCCGGGGCGTGGGCATGGCGCAGCGCCAGGGCGTGTCCACGCTGATTCCCCCCGGCGAGCGCGGCCGGCAGGTCGCGAAGCTGGAGCTGTCCGTGGAGGGCGCGGGCCCCTTCAGCGACCAGTCCGAGTCCCAGCGCGCCCTGGAGGGCCAGCGCATGGTGGAGGCCAACATCGCGCGGGTGAAGGAGCGCCTCAAGGCGGCGCAGGACGACGCCACGCGCCGCTCGCTCCAGGAGACGCTGACCTCCTTCGAGGCCCGGCGCGACGCCCTGGGCCGCGACGCCGCCGCTGCCCCGGTGAAGGGCGGGCGCACGTTCCTGCTGTCGTACGTCCAACTGGGCGCGGACGTGGCCTCCGACAAGGCAGTGCAGCAGCAGGTGGAGCGCGTGGAACCCCCTGGCACCGGGGGGCATTGA
- the rpmE gene encoding 50S ribosomal protein L31 translates to MKPDLHPVYPPSRVTCACGNVIETKSTRGSFSVEVCSNCHPFFTGKYKLMDTAGRIDRFKKRYANNAPSIKTGAKTTEVAEPEKKA, encoded by the coding sequence ATGAAGCCCGACCTGCACCCCGTCTATCCGCCCTCCCGCGTCACCTGCGCCTGCGGCAACGTCATCGAGACGAAGTCGACCCGCGGCTCGTTCAGCGTGGAAGTGTGCTCGAACTGCCACCCGTTCTTCACCGGCAAGTACAAGCTGATGGACACGGCGGGCCGCATCGACCGCTTCAAGAAGCGCTACGCGAACAACGCGCCCAGCATCAAGACCGGCGCGAAGACGACCGAAGTCGCCGAGCCCGAGAAGAAGGCGTAG
- a CDS encoding DNA-methyltransferase has product MFAEAAAPNLKVVRRALNDSVYAKRGEDYTLLQGDSLELMAQLPEQSFDLIFADPPYFLSNGGTTCKNGKRVSVAKGQWDVSRGVEEDHAFTTKWLAACQRLLRPSGTLWVSGTQHVIFNAGFAMQKLGYKLLNTVTWYKPNASPNLACRYFTHSTELLIWASPKTGGKLQHVFNYQRMKAENGGKQMRDVWALPRNGDEELTADGAGRMWTQTAPRGEEKAFGSHPTQKPVALLERILEASCPENSLVLDPFNGSGTTGVAALKHGHRYVGIDMNPEYLALSKKRLEAARK; this is encoded by the coding sequence ATGTTCGCGGAAGCTGCTGCCCCTAACCTGAAGGTTGTTCGACGCGCTCTCAATGACAGCGTCTACGCGAAGCGCGGGGAGGACTACACGCTCCTCCAGGGGGACAGCCTGGAGTTGATGGCGCAGCTCCCGGAGCAGTCCTTCGATCTCATCTTCGCGGATCCGCCCTACTTCCTGTCCAATGGCGGCACCACCTGCAAGAACGGCAAGCGCGTCTCCGTGGCCAAGGGCCAGTGGGACGTCTCCCGTGGGGTGGAGGAGGACCACGCCTTCACCACGAAGTGGCTCGCGGCCTGCCAGCGCCTGCTGCGCCCCTCCGGCACGCTGTGGGTGAGCGGCACCCAGCACGTCATCTTCAACGCCGGCTTCGCCATGCAGAAGCTGGGCTACAAGCTGCTCAACACCGTCACCTGGTACAAGCCCAACGCGAGCCCCAACCTGGCGTGCCGCTACTTCACGCACTCCACGGAGCTGCTCATCTGGGCCTCGCCGAAGACGGGCGGCAAGCTCCAGCACGTCTTCAACTACCAGCGCATGAAGGCGGAGAACGGCGGCAAGCAGATGCGCGACGTGTGGGCCCTGCCGCGCAACGGTGACGAGGAACTCACCGCCGACGGCGCCGGCCGCATGTGGACGCAGACGGCTCCGCGCGGCGAGGAGAAGGCCTTCGGCAGCCACCCCACGCAGAAGCCGGTGGCCCTGCTGGAGCGCATCCTGGAGGCCAGCTGCCCGGAGAACTCGCTCGTGTTGGACCCCTTCAACGGCAGCGGCACCACCGGCGTGGCCGCCCTGAAGCACGGCCACCGCTACGTGGGCATCGACATGAACCCGGAGTACCTCGCGCTGTCCAAGAAGCGCCTGGAAGCCGCGCGCAAGTAG
- a CDS encoding M1 family metallopeptidase, translating to MARLDPHSYNDSTQPETETLDWKARVDFRTRRLHAEATLTLKEASAGPLDLDTRDLDIRAVVDAQGRPLPYILSPPEPILGSRLRIQLPEGLKQLTVRYRTSPEASALQWLSPSQTAGGQHPFLFSQCQAIHARSVVPLQDTPRLRIRYRASLRVPKVLKAVMAASFVDREEHGVEAEEHFEMPQPVPPYLLAFAVGSLAPKELGPRSRVWAEPEALEDAADEFEGVDDMLKAAESLFGPYDWERFDLLLMPPSFPYGGMENPRLTFLTPTLIAGDKSLVNVVAHELAHSWTGNLVTNASAEHFWLNEGFTVFAERRILEALAGPEVTALHAALGRRSLDEAMHHFRAHPQLTSLRTHLTGVDPDEAFSQIPYEKGYLLLRALEDAVGRPAFDGYLRRYLATYRFQALTTEDFVRFTEQELPGALAKVDADAYLHRPGVPTSAPRPRSKRLEALEALRGQVPSREAVKDWTPTEWQLYLESMPPDTSLDVFRELDARYALTQSRNSEVLVAWLVAALRAGFAPALPRAEEFLGEVGRMKYLKPLYSVLASSRDYRKVARAAFEKHGARYHPIARQGVELILARA from the coding sequence ATGGCTCGCCTCGACCCGCACTCGTACAACGACAGCACGCAGCCTGAGACGGAAACGCTGGACTGGAAGGCTCGCGTCGATTTCCGGACGCGCCGCCTGCACGCGGAGGCCACGCTGACCCTCAAGGAGGCGTCAGCCGGCCCGCTGGATCTGGACACCCGCGACCTGGACATCCGCGCCGTGGTGGATGCGCAGGGTCGCCCCTTGCCCTACATCCTCTCCCCTCCCGAGCCCATCCTCGGGAGCCGGCTGCGCATCCAGCTGCCGGAGGGGCTCAAGCAGCTCACGGTGCGCTACCGCACGTCGCCGGAGGCGAGCGCGCTGCAGTGGCTTTCGCCCTCGCAGACGGCGGGCGGGCAGCACCCGTTCCTGTTCAGCCAGTGCCAAGCCATCCACGCGCGCAGCGTGGTGCCGCTGCAGGACACGCCCCGGCTGCGCATCCGCTACCGCGCGTCCCTGCGCGTGCCCAAGGTGCTCAAGGCCGTGATGGCGGCCAGCTTCGTGGACCGCGAGGAGCACGGCGTGGAGGCGGAGGAGCACTTCGAGATGCCGCAGCCGGTGCCCCCGTACCTGCTGGCGTTCGCGGTGGGCAGCCTCGCGCCGAAGGAGCTGGGGCCGCGCTCGCGGGTGTGGGCGGAGCCGGAGGCGCTGGAGGACGCGGCGGACGAGTTCGAGGGCGTGGACGACATGCTGAAGGCCGCGGAGTCGCTCTTCGGGCCGTACGACTGGGAGCGCTTCGACCTGCTGCTGATGCCGCCCTCGTTCCCGTACGGCGGCATGGAGAACCCGCGCCTCACCTTCCTCACGCCCACGCTCATCGCCGGGGACAAGAGCCTGGTGAACGTGGTGGCGCACGAGCTGGCGCACTCGTGGACGGGCAACCTGGTGACGAACGCGTCCGCGGAGCACTTCTGGCTCAACGAGGGCTTCACTGTCTTCGCCGAGCGCCGCATCCTGGAGGCGCTGGCCGGGCCGGAAGTCACGGCGCTGCACGCGGCGCTGGGGCGCAGGTCGCTGGACGAGGCGATGCACCACTTCCGCGCGCACCCGCAACTGACGTCCCTGCGCACGCACCTGACGGGCGTGGACCCGGACGAGGCCTTCTCCCAGATTCCCTACGAGAAGGGCTACCTGCTGCTGCGCGCGCTGGAGGACGCAGTGGGCCGCCCCGCCTTCGACGGCTACCTGCGCCGCTACCTGGCGACGTACCGCTTCCAGGCGCTCACCACGGAGGACTTCGTCCGCTTCACGGAGCAGGAGCTGCCGGGCGCGCTGGCGAAGGTGGACGCGGACGCGTACCTGCACCGGCCCGGCGTCCCGACGAGCGCGCCCCGCCCGCGCTCCAAGCGGCTGGAGGCCCTGGAGGCGCTGCGCGGACAGGTGCCGTCACGGGAGGCCGTGAAGGACTGGACGCCCACCGAGTGGCAGCTCTACCTGGAGTCGATGCCGCCGGACACGTCGCTGGACGTGTTCCGGGAGTTGGATGCGCGCTACGCGCTCACCCAGAGCCGCAACTCGGAGGTGCTGGTGGCGTGGCTGGTGGCGGCGCTGCGCGCGGGCTTCGCGCCGGCGCTCCCCCGTGCCGAGGAGTTCCTCGGCGAGGTGGGCCGCATGAAGTACCTGAAGCCGCTCTACAGCGTGCTGGCCTCGTCGCGCGACTACCGCAAGGTGGCGCGCGCCGCGTTCGAGAAGCATGGGGCGCGCTATCACCCCATCGCGCGGCAGGGCGTGGAGCTCATCCTCGCCCGCGCGTGA